In Euwallacea fornicatus isolate EFF26 unplaced genomic scaffold, ASM4011564v1 scaffold_129, whole genome shotgun sequence, a single genomic region encodes these proteins:
- the LOC136350164 gene encoding jerky protein homolog-like, translating to MASMSYKRKCLKLSEKVKIIEEVSLGAGVTQLAKKYGVSKATICKIKRMKRQLLQRTCNTFGGPGNRRTLKNAKAPKMENSLYKWFLQQRENHVPISGEILKERAKLLNQKLKETENFVASDGWLQRFKGRYGIRLLSISGEKLSAQPQLVQPFKEKLIKIIKELDLRMEQIYNADESGLYWKMLPEKTYAASYEKSAPGIKTEKQRITFLACTNANGSHKIKPLVIGKAQNPRSFKNFKVPVDYDCSKTAWMTSGIFLKWFHKRFVPQVKNFLKEQKLPIKALLLLDNAPCHPPEQQLRSRDGSIFVMYMPPNVTSIIQPMDQNIIRLTKLYYRKFLLSSVLSKNPQNISDALKKVTLREAVTDLHMAWSELNQETIAKCWNKLFSTNDEDNEEENVPLSVIRERLLSSVDSIVNSASLDVVNLLKVVNPNTVCTSADINIWNEDKLTNDATKDENSENDEDDSIEAKSLVTDAQAVHIFNEALDWAERKEVSYADILVLRKLRAQALEDNANRKFMQTKIADYFSSN from the exons ATGGCATCCATGtcgtataaaagaaaatgtttaaaattaagtgagaaagtgaaaattatagaAGAAGTTTCATTAGGCGCTGGAGTAACacaattagcaaaaaaatatggtgtatcaaaagcaacaatttgcaaaattaagcgCATGAAAAGACAACTTTTACAAAGAACGTGCAATACATTTGGAGGACCGGGAAATagaagaactttaaaaaatgcaaaggcacccaaaatggaaaattctctGTATAAGTGGTTTTTACAACAGCGGGAAAATCATGTTCCAATTAGTGGCGAAATACTTAAAGAGAGagctaaattgttaaatcaaaaactgaaagaaactgaaaatttcgttgCTAGTGATGGCTGGCTGCAACGATTCAAAGGAAGATATGGAATTCGACTGTTATCTATATCTGGTGAAAAATTATCAGCACAACCACAATTAGTAcaaccatttaaagaaaaattgataaaaatcattaaagagTTAGATTTAAGAATGGAACAAATTTACAACGCAGATGAAAGTGgtctttattggaaaatgttaccAGAGAAAACTTACGCTGCATCATATGAAAAATCTGCTCCGggtataaaaacagaaaaacaacGAATAACGTTTTTGGCCTGTACTAATGCTAATGGTTCACACAAGATAAAACCATTGGTAAtaggaaaagcacaaaatccacgatcatttaaaaattttaaagttcctgTTGATTATGACTGTTCAAAAACCGCCTGGATGACTAGCGGTATATTCCTGAAATGGTTTCATAAGCGCTTTGTTCCTcag gtaaaaaatttcctaaaagaaCAGAAGCTTCCAATAAAAGCGTTATTACTATTGGATAATGCACCATGTCATCCTCCAGAACAACAACTGAGGAGCAGAGAtgggtcaatttttgttatgtacaTGCCTCCTAACGTAACATCAATAATTCAACCAATGGACCAGAATATAATAAGACTAACAAAACTGTACTATCGaaagtttttactttcatCTGTTTTGTCTAAGAATCCTCAAAACATATctgatgctttaaaaaaagtaacattaaGAGAAGCTGTCACAGATTTACATATGGCCTGGAGTGAACTTAATCAGGAaactattgcaaaatgttggaaTAAGCTGTTTAGTACCAATGATGAAGataatgaagaagagaatGTTCCCTTAAGTGTAATTAGAGAACGTTTGCTATCCAGCGTTGACTCTATTGTCAATAGTGCATCATTGgatgttgttaatttattgaaagtagTGAATCCTAACACTGTTTGTACCTCAGctgatattaatatttggaaCGAGGACAAACTAACGAATGATGCTACTAAAGATGAGAACAGTGAGAATGATGAAGACGATTCCATTGAAGCAAAAAGTTTGGTGACTGATGCCCAAGCTGTACATAtatttaatgaagctttagattgggctgaaagaaaagaagtGTCATACGCGGatattttagttcttcgtAAATTACGGGCTCAGGCATTGGAAGATAATGCTAATCGCAAATTTATGCAGACTAAAATTgctgattatttttcttctaattaa